One stretch of Candidatus Krumholzibacteriia bacterium DNA includes these proteins:
- a CDS encoding PQQ-binding-like beta-propeller repeat protein produces the protein MIRPTLFTPASGDAAAGYCYAERARLGGGLFMVLQELPPRAGASRDGFLRAAYRSIVARYQSAQQPETPATLLRGVVLALDDAARQVDTRVDDFRGLGIYVLVIDGRHVFLLCGRDLPARVRTAGVLLPVAGGTAGAEELSIETARSQHDLFSQSLTDSLALFRFDLATALQPGLEFFLGGLADDAAAVMDALEVERGAGGRVMLERSSGALLHVVCGVAPGREASAHAGAAVGARGAAMHPAARRAALALSVVVVLVGGYLGVRAVRGRLAGDGTAREARATQERTHPQNVRNEPEPAPGDAQQLAAVTREETQSTPARGFAEAWRQTYREAVTSSPAAAEGAVVFGARDGNVYALEPATGATLWTHHAAGGVGASPMVTGDAVIVCDYAGNVFRLARGDGKPVWKRQLKEKIVSTPVATAERVFVGTVKGNVYALSRDTGRVLWKFRTRGQIRGSLAASRGLVLVPSHDGRLYAIGESTGARAWAVSLGGPVTSSPASDGERVYVGTAGGTVVALDVATGEKRWSYSTGAAVNAWLRVVSGRVYAGSGDRSLYCIAADEGALVWKYATSGAILSRPGVTDDQVVVTSYDGAIYCLDAGTGRLEGRFDTDEAIFSSPLVLGGRVYFGNNAGRFYGLDLPR, from the coding sequence ATGATACGACCCACGCTCTTCACACCTGCCTCCGGTGACGCGGCCGCGGGCTACTGCTATGCCGAACGGGCGCGTTTGGGCGGTGGCCTGTTCATGGTGCTGCAGGAACTGCCACCGCGCGCCGGGGCATCGCGGGATGGGTTCCTGCGCGCGGCCTACCGCTCCATCGTGGCGCGCTACCAGTCCGCGCAGCAGCCGGAGACCCCGGCCACGCTGCTGCGCGGCGTGGTGCTGGCACTGGACGACGCGGCTCGCCAGGTGGACACGCGGGTGGACGACTTTCGGGGCCTCGGCATCTACGTTCTGGTGATCGATGGCCGGCATGTCTTTCTGCTGTGCGGGCGCGATCTGCCCGCGCGGGTACGCACCGCCGGTGTGCTGCTTCCGGTGGCGGGGGGCACGGCGGGTGCGGAAGAACTGAGCATCGAAACCGCGCGCTCCCAGCACGATCTGTTTTCGCAATCACTGACCGATTCACTCGCCCTGTTCCGCTTCGACCTTGCGACGGCGCTGCAACCCGGCCTGGAGTTCTTCCTCGGCGGCCTCGCCGATGACGCGGCGGCCGTCATGGATGCGCTGGAGGTCGAGCGCGGCGCCGGGGGAAGGGTGATGCTGGAGCGCTCGTCGGGTGCGCTGCTGCACGTGGTGTGCGGCGTGGCGCCGGGACGCGAGGCGTCTGCGCATGCGGGAGCCGCCGTGGGCGCGCGTGGCGCGGCCATGCACCCGGCCGCGCGCCGGGCCGCACTGGCGCTTTCCGTCGTGGTGGTTCTGGTGGGCGGATACCTCGGGGTGCGTGCGGTGCGCGGCAGGCTTGCCGGCGACGGGACCGCGCGCGAGGCACGTGCCACACAGGAGCGAACGCATCCGCAGAACGTGCGCAACGAGCCGGAACCCGCGCCGGGCGATGCGCAACAGCTAGCCGCAGTCACCCGCGAGGAGACGCAGAGCACGCCGGCCCGCGGATTTGCCGAGGCGTGGCGCCAGACCTACCGCGAGGCCGTGACCTCGTCGCCGGCGGCGGCCGAGGGCGCGGTGGTTTTCGGCGCGCGCGACGGCAACGTCTATGCGCTGGAGCCCGCGACGGGCGCCACGCTGTGGACCCATCACGCCGCGGGTGGCGTGGGGGCGTCTCCCATGGTGACGGGGGACGCGGTGATCGTGTGTGATTACGCGGGCAACGTCTTCCGGCTTGCGCGCGGCGACGGCAAGCCGGTGTGGAAGCGGCAGCTCAAAGAGAAGATCGTAAGCACGCCGGTGGCGACTGCGGAGCGCGTCTTCGTGGGCACCGTGAAGGGCAACGTCTACGCGCTTTCGCGTGATACCGGGCGTGTTCTGTGGAAGTTCCGCACCCGCGGACAGATCCGGGGATCGCTGGCCGCGTCGCGGGGGCTGGTGCTGGTGCCGTCGCACGACGGCCGGCTGTACGCGATCGGCGAGAGCACCGGGGCGCGCGCCTGGGCGGTTTCACTGGGAGGGCCGGTGACGTCCTCGCCGGCCAGCGATGGCGAGCGCGTCTATGTCGGCACCGCCGGGGGAACCGTCGTGGCGCTCGACGTGGCCACAGGCGAGAAGCGCTGGTCCTATTCCACCGGTGCCGCGGTCAACGCATGGCTGCGGGTGGTGTCGGGGCGGGTATATGCGGGCAGCGGCGACCGTTCCCTCTATTGTATAGCGGCCGACGAAGGCGCGCTGGTCTGGAAGTACGCCACCTCGGGCGCGATCCTCTCGCGCCCCGGTGTCACCGACGACCAGGTGGTGGTGACGTCGTACGACGGGGCGATCTACTGCCTCGACGCCGGGACCGGCCGGCTGGAGGGCCGTTTCGACACCGACGAGGCGATCTTCTCATCGCCACTGGTGTTGGGTGGCCGGGTCTACTTCGGCAACAACGCGGGCCGCTTCTACGGGCTCGACCTGCCGCGCTAG